The following are from one region of the Streptomyces decoyicus genome:
- a CDS encoding class I adenylate-forming enzyme family protein yields MFEPARTHSLWELVEYRAQVSRGASMFYDGDGRSVTFDGVRDAALRAAAGFRELGIGAGTRVAWQLPTRIETVIASLALARLGAVQTPVIPLHREREVGFILAESAAEFVLVPGVWRGFDHTAMVRKVAGDGVRVVPVGDGLPTADPAGLPDAVSDSDGGTTWIYYTSGTTSSPKGVEHTDATLLAGGIGLATALGMSADDVGSIAFPYAHIAGPDYVIAMLVSGFPAVILDTFEPGRAAAVHRRHGVTMAGGSTAFYQAFLDESRRYRQRHPQAGRLIPSLRLLSGGGAPMPPELYTAAGRELGCAIVHGYGMTECPMITMGTPYDGDEQLSRTVGRPVVGAEIRIARPDGSEAGAGEAGEVTLKGPMLFRRYTAPALTAEAFTADGFFRTGDLGYLRPDGHLVLTGRLKDIIIRKGENISAQEIEDLVHTHPAVAEAAVIGLPDRERGERVCAVVTAADPAAPPLTLDGLTAHLRAAGLMTQKLPEQLETVGELPRGGPLNKVLKAVLRERYTE; encoded by the coding sequence GTGTTCGAACCCGCCCGCACACATTCGCTCTGGGAACTGGTCGAGTACCGGGCACAGGTCTCGCGCGGGGCGTCGATGTTCTACGACGGGGACGGGCGGAGCGTCACCTTCGACGGGGTGCGCGACGCGGCGCTGCGGGCGGCGGCCGGGTTCCGGGAGCTGGGGATCGGGGCGGGGACCCGGGTGGCCTGGCAGTTGCCGACGCGGATCGAGACGGTGATCGCCTCGCTGGCGCTGGCCAGGCTCGGGGCCGTACAGACACCGGTCATCCCGCTGCACCGGGAGCGCGAAGTCGGGTTCATCCTGGCGGAGTCGGCGGCGGAGTTCGTGCTCGTACCGGGCGTGTGGCGGGGGTTCGACCACACCGCGATGGTGCGGAAGGTCGCCGGGGACGGGGTGCGGGTGGTCCCGGTCGGGGACGGGCTGCCCACGGCGGACCCGGCCGGGCTGCCCGATGCGGTGTCCGACAGCGACGGTGGCACCACCTGGATCTACTACACCTCGGGCACCACCTCCTCCCCCAAGGGTGTCGAGCACACCGACGCCACTCTCCTCGCCGGCGGCATCGGGCTGGCCACCGCGCTCGGTATGTCCGCGGACGACGTCGGCTCGATCGCCTTCCCGTACGCGCATATCGCCGGCCCGGACTATGTCATCGCCATGCTGGTCAGTGGGTTTCCCGCGGTCATCCTGGACACCTTCGAGCCGGGCCGCGCGGCCGCCGTCCACCGGCGGCACGGCGTGACGATGGCCGGTGGCAGCACCGCCTTCTACCAGGCGTTTCTCGATGAGTCGCGCCGCTACCGGCAGCGGCATCCGCAGGCCGGAAGGCTGATTCCCTCGTTGCGGCTGCTGTCCGGCGGCGGGGCGCCGATGCCGCCGGAGCTGTACACCGCGGCCGGGCGGGAGCTGGGGTGCGCGATCGTGCACGGATACGGCATGACCGAGTGCCCGATGATCACGATGGGCACGCCGTACGACGGGGACGAGCAGCTGTCGCGGACGGTCGGCAGGCCGGTGGTGGGGGCGGAGATACGGATCGCCCGGCCGGACGGGAGCGAGGCCGGGGCCGGGGAGGCCGGTGAGGTGACGCTCAAGGGGCCGATGCTCTTCCGGCGGTACACGGCCCCGGCGCTGACCGCCGAGGCGTTTACCGCCGACGGTTTCTTCCGCACGGGAGACCTGGGGTATCTGCGTCCCGACGGGCATCTGGTGCTGACCGGGCGGCTCAAGGACATCATCATCCGCAAGGGCGAGAACATCTCCGCGCAGGAGATCGAGGACCTGGTGCACACCCATCCGGCGGTGGCGGAGGCGGCGGTGATCGGACTGCCGGACCGGGAGCGTGGCGAGCGGGTGTGCGCGGTGGTCACGGCTGCCGATCCGGCGGCGCCGCCGCTGACCCTGGACGGGCTGACCGCGCATCTGCGGGCGGCCGGGCTGATGACGCAGAAGCTGCCGGAGCAGCTGGAGACCGTCGGCGAGCTGCCGCGCGGCGGGCCGCTGAACAAGGTGCTCAAGGCGGTGCTGCGGGAGCGGTATACGGAGTAG
- a CDS encoding TIGR03086 family metal-binding protein has product MTETIDFAAQARLVSQLAAQTADEQLDAPTPCEAYAVRHLLGHLVGLSAAFQDSARKNLGATTSGDPGAEVPDVEPGWRAELDRNLRGMAEAWHDPAAWEGETQAGGVTLPAAIAGRFALNELVLHGWDLARATGQDYLPDAASLGVSYALLAPMAESPDRVPVFGPPVAVGADAPLLDQVVALSGRRPDWAPPGS; this is encoded by the coding sequence ATGACCGAGACGATCGACTTCGCTGCGCAGGCCCGGCTGGTGTCGCAGCTCGCGGCGCAGACCGCCGATGAGCAGCTCGACGCCCCCACCCCCTGCGAGGCCTATGCGGTGCGCCATCTGCTGGGCCACCTCGTCGGCCTGTCCGCGGCATTCCAGGACTCGGCGCGCAAGAACCTGGGGGCGACGACGAGTGGCGACCCGGGTGCGGAGGTGCCGGACGTGGAGCCCGGCTGGCGGGCCGAGCTGGACCGGAACCTCCGCGGGATGGCGGAGGCCTGGCACGATCCGGCGGCCTGGGAGGGCGAGACCCAGGCGGGCGGGGTGACCCTGCCCGCCGCCATCGCGGGCCGGTTCGCGCTGAACGAGCTGGTGCTGCACGGCTGGGACCTGGCGCGCGCCACCGGACAGGACTACCTGCCCGACGCGGCGAGCCTCGGGGTCTCGTATGCGCTGCTCGCGCCGATGGCCGAGAGCCCGGACCGTGTGCCGGTGTTCGGCCCGCCGGTGGCGGTGGGGGCGGACGCACCGCTCCTGGACCAGGTGGTGGCGCTCAGCGGCCGCCGGCCCGACTGGGCGCCGCCGGGGTCGTAG
- a CDS encoding FadD3 family acyl-CoA ligase produces MRDDLEARADLEYGVIPRLVRTASRRYASREAVVEGRTRVSYAELGARVEAAAAACIASGVAPGDRVALWAPNTLDWIVSALGAVTAGAVLVPVNTRFKGTEAAYVLRRTRAKLLFVTGTFLGTSYVASLRRAAKEGSGRGPLPGLPELEKVVVLSDDAPADFTTWQDFLAGGTEVSAETVRGRVDALHPDAPSDIIFTSGTTGHPKGAVITHAQTLRAYDAWSDLAGLREGDRYLIVNPFFHTFGYKAGIIACLLRGATMIPQPVFSVETALANTAAERISVLPGPPTLHQQILDHPARALHDLSALRLVVTGAAVVPLELVERLRSELKISTVLTAYGLSESSGVVTMCRRGDPPEVIATTSGRALPGTEVRVVDVSGGPLPPGDPGEVQVRGYHVMSGYFEDPAGTARVITPDGWLCTGDVGVLDADGNLRITDRIKDMFIVGGFNAYPAEIEQLLGRHPDIADVAVIGIPDRRLGEVGKAYAVRRAGSSLTADDLIAWSRREMANYKVPREVAFVTEIPRNASGKILKTRLRNGAPGPAPA; encoded by the coding sequence ATGCGCGACGACCTGGAGGCGCGGGCGGACCTGGAGTACGGCGTCATCCCCCGGCTGGTGCGCACGGCTTCGCGGCGCTACGCCTCCCGCGAGGCCGTGGTCGAGGGCCGCACCCGGGTCTCGTACGCCGAGCTCGGGGCGCGGGTGGAGGCCGCGGCGGCCGCCTGTATCGCCTCCGGCGTCGCGCCCGGCGACCGCGTGGCCCTCTGGGCGCCCAACACCCTCGACTGGATCGTCTCCGCCCTCGGGGCCGTCACCGCGGGCGCCGTCCTCGTCCCGGTCAACACCCGCTTCAAGGGGACCGAGGCCGCCTACGTCCTGCGCCGCACCCGCGCCAAGCTCCTCTTCGTCACCGGCACCTTCCTCGGCACGTCCTACGTCGCCTCACTCCGCCGCGCCGCCAAGGAAGGCAGCGGCCGTGGCCCGCTGCCCGGACTGCCGGAGCTGGAAAAGGTCGTGGTGCTCTCCGATGACGCCCCCGCCGACTTCACCACCTGGCAGGACTTCCTCGCCGGCGGCACGGAGGTGTCGGCGGAGACGGTCCGCGGCCGGGTCGACGCCCTGCACCCCGACGCACCCTCGGACATCATCTTCACCTCCGGCACCACCGGCCATCCCAAGGGCGCGGTGATCACCCATGCGCAGACCCTGCGCGCCTACGACGCCTGGAGCGATCTGGCCGGCCTCCGGGAGGGCGACCGCTATCTGATCGTCAACCCGTTCTTCCACACCTTCGGCTACAAGGCCGGGATCATCGCCTGTCTGCTGCGCGGCGCGACGATGATCCCGCAGCCGGTCTTCAGCGTGGAGACCGCGCTCGCCAATACCGCCGCCGAGCGGATCTCCGTACTCCCCGGCCCGCCCACCCTCCACCAGCAGATCCTCGACCACCCCGCCCGCGCCCTGCACGACCTCTCCGCGCTGCGCCTGGTGGTCACCGGAGCTGCCGTGGTCCCCCTGGAGCTGGTCGAGCGGCTGCGCAGCGAGCTGAAGATCTCCACCGTCCTGACGGCATACGGGCTGTCGGAGAGCTCGGGCGTGGTCACGATGTGCCGCCGCGGCGATCCGCCCGAGGTCATCGCCACGACCTCGGGCCGGGCCCTGCCCGGCACCGAGGTCCGGGTCGTCGACGTCTCGGGCGGCCCCCTGCCGCCCGGCGACCCCGGCGAGGTGCAGGTGCGCGGCTACCACGTGATGTCCGGCTACTTCGAGGACCCGGCCGGCACGGCCCGCGTGATCACCCCCGACGGCTGGCTGTGCACCGGCGATGTGGGCGTCCTCGACGCGGACGGCAACCTCCGCATCACCGACCGCATCAAGGACATGTTCATCGTCGGCGGCTTCAACGCCTATCCCGCCGAAATAGAGCAACTCCTCGGCCGCCACCCGGACATCGCCGACGTCGCCGTCATCGGCATACCCGACCGACGTCTCGGCGAGGTCGGCAAGGCCTATGCGGTCCGCCGCGCCGGCTCCTCGCTCACCGCCGACGATCTGATCGCCTGGTCCCGCCGCGAGATGGCCAACTACAAGGTCCCGCGGGAGGTCGCCTTCGTCACCGAAATCCCGCGCAACGCCAGCGGCAAGATCCTCAAGACCCGGCTGCGGAACGGAGCCCCGGGGCCCGCTCCGGCGTGA
- a CDS encoding lipid-transfer protein, with translation MGATLKDATAIAGIGQTPFAKQLPASEKTLACQAIVAALDDAGIAPSEVDALASYTMEETDEVEIAKAIGAGDLTHFSKVGYGGGGSCATVAHLAAAIATGQASVGVAWRSRKRGSGPRPWKNTQVQLPTPGQWTRPFGLLRPADEIGMLARRYMHEYGATRDHLFNVALACRNRANQNPAAVMYERPLTREMYMTARWISEPLCLFDNCLETDGALACVVVSAERARDCRQRPVYVHSAAQGLPAQHHGMVNYWNDAPLTGPAWAAARHLWKGADLGPQDVDVAQIYDAFTPLIPLSLEGYGFCGRGEGAAFTEGGALEIGGRLPLNTGGGGLSEAYVHGFNLITEGVKQLRGTSTAQVPDAATCLVTAGEGVPTSALLLRS, from the coding sequence ATGGGGGCAACCCTCAAGGACGCTACGGCGATAGCCGGCATCGGACAGACTCCGTTCGCGAAGCAACTGCCCGCCTCCGAGAAGACGTTGGCCTGTCAGGCGATCGTCGCGGCGCTGGACGACGCCGGGATCGCCCCCTCGGAGGTGGACGCCCTCGCCTCCTACACCATGGAGGAGACCGACGAGGTCGAGATAGCCAAGGCGATCGGTGCCGGGGACCTCACCCACTTCTCCAAGGTCGGCTACGGCGGCGGCGGTTCCTGCGCGACGGTGGCCCATCTGGCCGCCGCCATCGCCACCGGCCAGGCGAGCGTCGGTGTCGCCTGGCGGTCCCGCAAACGCGGTTCGGGACCGCGCCCCTGGAAGAACACCCAGGTCCAGCTGCCCACCCCGGGACAGTGGACCCGCCCCTTCGGACTGCTGCGCCCCGCCGACGAGATCGGCATGCTGGCCCGCCGCTATATGCACGAATACGGCGCCACCCGCGACCACCTCTTCAACGTCGCGCTCGCCTGCCGCAACCGCGCCAACCAGAACCCGGCGGCGGTCATGTACGAACGCCCGCTGACCCGCGAGATGTATATGACCGCCCGCTGGATCAGCGAGCCGCTCTGCCTCTTCGACAACTGCCTGGAGACCGACGGCGCGCTGGCCTGTGTCGTGGTCTCGGCCGAGCGCGCCCGCGACTGCCGGCAGCGGCCGGTCTACGTCCACTCCGCCGCCCAGGGCCTGCCCGCCCAGCACCACGGCATGGTCAACTACTGGAACGACGCCCCCCTCACCGGCCCGGCCTGGGCCGCAGCCCGGCACCTGTGGAAGGGCGCCGACCTCGGCCCGCAGGACGTCGACGTGGCACAGATCTATGACGCCTTCACCCCCCTGATCCCCCTCTCACTGGAGGGCTACGGCTTCTGCGGACGCGGCGAGGGCGCGGCCTTCACCGAGGGCGGCGCGCTGGAGATCGGCGGCCGGCTCCCCCTCAACACCGGCGGCGGCGGTCTCTCCGAGGCGTACGTGCACGGTTTCAACCTCATCACCGAAGGCGTCAAGCAGCTGCGCGGCACCAGCACCGCGCAGGTCCCCGACGCCGCCACCTGCCTGGTCACCGCGGGCGAGGGCGTCCCCACCTCGGCCCTGCTGCTGAGGAGTTGA
- a CDS encoding Zn-ribbon domain-containing OB-fold protein, with the protein MSPPESVRDSLSPIVTPATDNGSDSAADLLLPVADDDGAPFWEYAAHGELRVQACSGCDELRFPPRPCCPHCQSFAAHWQRMSGRGRIWSYVLPHPPLLPAYAARPGYNAIIVELAEAPRIRLVGNLVAAADAPLNSVDPARLRIGAPVKAAFHTMPGGVTVPRWLLERP; encoded by the coding sequence ATGAGCCCTCCCGAGTCCGTTCGCGATTCCCTGTCCCCGATCGTGACACCCGCCACTGACAACGGGTCCGACAGCGCCGCCGACCTGCTGCTTCCCGTCGCCGATGACGACGGGGCGCCCTTCTGGGAGTACGCGGCGCACGGTGAACTGCGCGTCCAGGCCTGCTCCGGCTGCGACGAACTGCGCTTCCCGCCCCGGCCCTGCTGCCCGCACTGCCAGTCCTTCGCCGCGCACTGGCAGCGGATGAGCGGCCGCGGCCGCATCTGGTCCTATGTGCTGCCGCACCCGCCGCTGCTGCCCGCCTACGCCGCCCGGCCGGGCTACAACGCGATCATCGTGGAGCTGGCCGAGGCCCCGCGTATCCGCCTCGTCGGCAATCTCGTCGCCGCCGCCGACGCCCCCCTCAACTCCGTCGACCCGGCACGGCTGCGCATCGGCGCCCCGGTGAAGGCCGCCTTCCACACCATGCCGGGAGGCGTGACCGTACCCCGCTGGCTCCTGGAGCGGCCATGA
- a CDS encoding enoyl-CoA hydratase/isomerase family protein yields the protein MTLRTEIKDGVALVTLDRPERHNAIDLDTAAELGAAWRAFRFDDAVRAAVVTGAGGRAFSSGLDRFVDVPQPPSPYSLDDPLLRIGPKANDLWKPVIAAVDGMACGGAFYLLGEAEFLIASETSTFFDPHTTYGMVSAYESIYMAQRMPYGEIARLALMGAAERLGAPRAYEIGLVSELTAPGAAAEVALRRAAVLAAQPTEAVQGTVRALWAAKEAARTQALAQAPQLIALGNLPPDRQAGLFAARPRHGGLEGGQEGGREDGPPVR from the coding sequence ATGACGCTCCGCACGGAGATCAAGGACGGGGTCGCGCTGGTCACCCTCGACCGGCCCGAACGGCACAACGCCATCGACCTGGACACCGCCGCCGAACTCGGCGCGGCCTGGCGGGCGTTCCGCTTCGATGACGCCGTACGGGCCGCAGTGGTCACCGGCGCCGGCGGCCGGGCCTTCTCCAGCGGCCTCGACCGCTTTGTCGACGTCCCCCAGCCGCCCTCGCCCTACTCCCTCGACGACCCGCTGCTCCGCATCGGCCCGAAGGCCAACGACCTGTGGAAGCCGGTCATCGCCGCCGTCGACGGAATGGCCTGCGGCGGCGCCTTCTATCTCCTGGGGGAGGCCGAGTTCCTCATCGCCTCCGAGACCTCCACCTTCTTCGACCCGCACACCACCTACGGGATGGTCAGCGCATACGAGTCCATCTACATGGCGCAGCGGATGCCCTACGGGGAGATCGCCCGGCTGGCCCTGATGGGGGCGGCGGAGCGGCTGGGCGCGCCCCGCGCGTACGAGATCGGCCTGGTCTCCGAGCTGACCGCGCCCGGTGCCGCGGCCGAGGTGGCGCTGCGCCGCGCGGCCGTGCTCGCCGCCCAGCCGACCGAGGCGGTCCAGGGCACCGTGCGCGCCCTGTGGGCGGCCAAGGAGGCGGCCCGGACGCAGGCCCTGGCGCAGGCACCCCAGCTGATCGCGCTGGGCAACCTGCCCCCGGACCGCCAGGCCGGGCTGTTCGCCGCCCGCCCGCGGCACGGCGGCCTCGAAGGCGGCCAGGAAGGCGGGCGGGAGGATGGACCGCCGGTCAGGTGA
- a CDS encoding outer membrane protein assembly factor BamB family protein has protein sequence MVEQLKQLTQHDPRRIGPFEVLGRLGAGGMGLVYLARSASGRRVAIKTVRTELAEDQLFRVRFTREVEAARAVSGFYTAAVVDADPRAAVPWLATAYVPAPSLEEIVNECGPLPAQAVRWLAAGIAEALQSIHGAGLVHRDLKPSNVLVVEDGPRVIDFGIASGVSNTRLTMTNVAVGTPAYMSPEQARDSRSVTGASDVFSLGSTLVFAATGHAPFHGANPVETVFMLLREGPDLAGLPDELRPLMESVMQMEAGRRPSPADLQSQLAPHLFGSGSDDSGTASAWLPAGAVALIEGRRGGRTTVANNSQRAGAGRGAGRSAPAAPPSPPVSPPMPASQPVPAPPRPESAPAGAESGWPGQMGAGPGAHRGSDPRGANPGPMPQPAALGPDVSTARVTPVSAAPPAAAPPAAALSAAPPAVSVDGAAGPVRLGGSPAPIGPGPRADSPGAQPRGQAGAATNWVRPPGTGPVTGVPPQGPANGAAAGDGPARGEAAPPVPPEAPPAEPGRWRPWRFRMSNDVWGTPAVADDLLYVTSFEVHALDVASGRRKFKTRDVAWAMAVADGRIHASDGPSLYALDADDGTERWRLHTEGWVYAVKVDRGTVVTSTRGGGVQAWEAANGELLWEIGGVQTDFETAEAGPVVHEGTVFVWADARLKALEARTGAERWSYPVGDAAACGGVPVRLLPASDGAVYVVAGTRVLAIDIARGDVRWHFEAPAAFLSPPAFAPGPAVTGGGVYLADYLGTVYALDPSDGRDRWRIATEARQSTEPVLVAHGAVHLGSGKALYTLDAVTGTPRWRFQAGAEVVGAPVVAEGRVHFGSADHCLYTLDAMGGQLRWKLATGGEITGSPVAVGGVVYACSKDRCVYALDAAKGTGLARRS, from the coding sequence GTGGTGGAGCAGCTGAAGCAGCTGACGCAGCACGATCCCCGGCGGATCGGCCCGTTCGAGGTGCTCGGCCGTCTCGGGGCCGGCGGCATGGGCCTGGTCTATCTGGCGCGTTCGGCGTCCGGCCGGCGCGTGGCGATCAAGACGGTGCGTACCGAGCTCGCCGAGGACCAGCTGTTCCGGGTCCGCTTCACACGCGAGGTGGAGGCGGCCCGCGCGGTCAGCGGCTTCTACACGGCCGCGGTGGTGGACGCCGATCCGCGGGCGGCCGTGCCCTGGCTCGCGACGGCCTATGTCCCCGCGCCCTCCCTCGAGGAAATAGTCAATGAGTGCGGGCCGCTCCCGGCCCAGGCGGTGCGCTGGCTGGCGGCAGGGATCGCCGAGGCGCTTCAGTCCATCCACGGCGCCGGCCTGGTGCACCGTGACCTGAAACCGTCGAATGTGCTGGTCGTCGAGGACGGCCCCCGGGTGATCGACTTCGGTATCGCCTCCGGGGTGTCCAACACCCGACTGACGATGACCAACGTCGCCGTCGGCACGCCCGCCTATATGTCGCCCGAGCAGGCCCGTGACTCGCGCAGTGTGACGGGCGCGAGCGATGTCTTCTCCCTCGGCTCGACGCTGGTCTTCGCCGCCACCGGACATGCGCCGTTCCATGGTGCCAACCCCGTCGAGACCGTCTTCATGCTGCTGCGTGAGGGGCCCGACCTGGCCGGGCTGCCGGACGAACTGCGTCCGCTCATGGAGTCCGTGATGCAGATGGAGGCCGGCCGGCGGCCTTCCCCCGCCGATCTCCAGTCCCAGCTCGCGCCGCATCTCTTCGGTTCCGGCAGCGATGACAGCGGTACCGCCTCGGCCTGGCTGCCGGCCGGCGCGGTGGCACTCATCGAGGGCCGCCGCGGTGGCCGCACCACCGTGGCGAACAACAGCCAGCGGGCCGGAGCCGGGCGCGGCGCCGGCCGTTCGGCGCCCGCCGCGCCGCCGTCCCCGCCCGTGTCGCCCCCGATGCCCGCATCGCAGCCCGTCCCGGCGCCGCCGCGCCCGGAGAGCGCACCGGCCGGCGCGGAGTCCGGCTGGCCCGGACAGATGGGCGCGGGCCCCGGCGCACACCGCGGCAGCGATCCGCGCGGCGCCAACCCGGGCCCCATGCCGCAGCCCGCGGCGCTCGGCCCGGACGTCTCGACGGCCCGGGTGACCCCGGTCTCCGCCGCGCCGCCCGCCGCTGCCCCGCCCGCCGCCGCGCTGTCCGCCGCGCCGCCGGCCGTTTCCGTGGACGGCGCCGCCGGTCCCGTACGCCTCGGTGGCTCGCCCGCCCCGATAGGGCCGGGGCCGCGCGCCGACTCCCCCGGAGCCCAGCCGCGCGGGCAGGCCGGTGCCGCGACGAACTGGGTGCGGCCGCCCGGTACCGGACCGGTCACCGGTGTGCCGCCGCAGGGCCCGGCCAACGGTGCCGCGGCCGGGGACGGTCCGGCCCGTGGCGAGGCCGCACCGCCCGTGCCGCCCGAGGCGCCGCCCGCCGAGCCGGGCCGCTGGCGCCCCTGGCGGTTCCGGATGTCGAACGATGTGTGGGGCACCCCTGCCGTCGCCGACGACCTGCTGTACGTCACGTCCTTCGAGGTGCATGCGCTCGACGTGGCCAGCGGGCGCCGCAAGTTCAAGACCCGTGACGTCGCCTGGGCGATGGCGGTCGCGGACGGCCGGATCCATGCCTCGGACGGCCCGAGCCTGTACGCGCTGGACGCCGACGACGGCACCGAGCGCTGGCGGCTGCACACCGAGGGCTGGGTCTACGCCGTCAAGGTCGACCGCGGGACCGTCGTCACCAGCACCCGCGGGGGCGGCGTCCAGGCGTGGGAGGCCGCCAACGGCGAACTGCTGTGGGAGATCGGCGGCGTCCAGACCGACTTCGAGACCGCCGAGGCCGGGCCCGTGGTGCACGAGGGCACGGTCTTCGTCTGGGCGGACGCCCGGCTGAAGGCGCTGGAAGCGCGGACCGGCGCCGAGCGCTGGTCGTATCCGGTGGGCGACGCCGCGGCCTGCGGCGGGGTGCCGGTGCGGCTGCTGCCGGCGTCGGACGGTGCGGTCTATGTCGTGGCCGGGACCCGGGTGCTGGCGATCGACATCGCGCGCGGCGACGTGCGCTGGCACTTCGAGGCGCCCGCGGCGTTCCTCAGCCCGCCCGCCTTCGCGCCCGGCCCGGCCGTCACCGGCGGCGGGGTCTATCTGGCGGACTACCTCGGCACGGTCTACGCACTGGACCCGTCGGACGGCCGCGACCGCTGGCGGATCGCCACCGAGGCGCGGCAGTCCACCGAACCGGTGCTGGTCGCGCACGGCGCGGTCCACCTGGGCAGCGGCAAGGCGCTCTACACGCTGGACGCGGTGACCGGCACCCCGCGCTGGCGGTTCCAGGCCGGCGCGGAGGTCGTCGGCGCACCGGTCGTCGCGGAGGGCCGGGTGCACTTCGGCTCGGCCGACCACTGCCTCTACACGCTCGACGCGATGGGCGGCCAGCTGCGCTGGAAGCTGGCGACCGGCGGCGAGATCACCGGTTCACCGGTCGCGGTCGGCGGTGTGGTCTACGCGTGCAGCAAGGACCGCTGTGTGTACGCGCTGGACGCGGCCAAGGGGACGGGGCTGGCGCGGCGGTCGTGA
- a CDS encoding TetR family transcriptional regulator: MTGQVRTVDGRVAGRRGQATRQKLLDCLSEMLSSSPYRDVKVIDVARKAGTSPATFYQYFPDVEGAVLEIAEEMAKEGATLTDLVAGRSWVGKSAWQAAEDLVEGFLSFWRRHDAILRVIDLGAAEGDKRFYKIRMKILNAVTNSLTDSIKELQSKGKVDKDVSPPAMAGSLVAMLAAVAGHQKGFQSWGVKQAELKPNLALLVHLGVTGKKPTK, encoded by the coding sequence ATGACAGGACAAGTTCGAACCGTCGACGGCAGAGTTGCCGGCCGCCGCGGACAGGCGACGCGGCAAAAGCTTCTCGACTGCCTCAGCGAAATGCTCAGTTCGTCCCCCTACCGGGACGTCAAGGTCATCGATGTAGCCCGAAAAGCGGGGACTTCACCCGCAACGTTCTATCAGTACTTCCCGGACGTCGAGGGCGCCGTCCTCGAAATCGCCGAGGAGATGGCCAAAGAAGGCGCCACTCTGACCGATCTTGTCGCCGGACGCTCCTGGGTGGGCAAATCCGCGTGGCAGGCGGCGGAGGATCTGGTCGAGGGCTTCCTCTCCTTCTGGCGGAGGCACGACGCGATTCTGCGCGTCATCGACCTGGGTGCGGCCGAAGGCGACAAGCGGTTCTACAAGATCCGCATGAAGATCCTTAATGCCGTCACCAACTCCCTTACAGATTCGATCAAGGAACTTCAGAGCAAGGGCAAGGTCGACAAGGACGTGAGCCCGCCCGCGATGGCCGGCTCGCTCGTCGCGATGCTGGCCGCGGTTGCCGGGCACCAGAAGGGCTTCCAGAGCTGGGGCGTCAAGCAGGCCGAGCTCAAGCCGAACCTGGCGCTGCTCGTACACCTCGGCGTCACCGGCAAGAAGCCGACCAAATAA
- a CDS encoding nitroreductase family deazaflavin-dependent oxidoreductase, which yields MPPGERLLQRVSATRTFARIAPHFIPALDRAVHRLTRGKVLLSARMLPGVILTATGARSGQPRRTPLACLPEEGGGWLLIGSNFGRPGHPAWTGNLLKNPEAEVSWRGRDIPVRARLLTGEERAQAWRAALAFWPPYAAYQARVAREIRLFRLERR from the coding sequence ATGCCGCCGGGTGAGCGGTTGCTCCAGAGGGTCTCCGCGACCCGTACGTTCGCCCGGATCGCGCCGCACTTCATCCCCGCGCTGGACCGCGCGGTGCACCGGCTGACCCGCGGAAAAGTGCTGCTCAGCGCCCGGATGCTGCCCGGGGTGATCCTCACCGCGACCGGGGCGCGGAGCGGGCAGCCGCGGCGTACCCCGCTGGCGTGCCTGCCGGAGGAGGGTGGCGGCTGGCTGCTGATCGGCAGCAACTTCGGGCGGCCGGGGCATCCGGCCTGGACCGGCAATCTGCTCAAGAATCCGGAAGCCGAGGTGAGTTGGCGCGGCCGGGACATTCCGGTGCGGGCCCGGCTGCTCACCGGTGAGGAGCGGGCACAGGCCTGGCGGGCGGCGCTGGCGTTCTGGCCGCCGTATGCCGCGTACCAGGCGCGGGTGGCGCGGGAGATCCGGCTGTTCCGGCTGGAGCGGCGGTGA